Proteins from a single region of Noviherbaspirillum saxi:
- a CDS encoding phage integrase N-terminal SAM-like domain-containing protein encodes MRAGVQPFRTRGKRQFNSPVGDPRDARGLTAAMRRFIDYRTMIGSTESGLWSMERYLRDFIVWADARAVTHPEHVTQAVLERYQRWLHHYRKKDGAPLSVASRRSKITPLKSFFKWLTKTGQIPANPASEIELPKAIRRLPRHVLSVDETERVLALADTASLIGLRDRAMMEAVCDRYAENGNRQAGNR; translated from the coding sequence ATGCGTGCTGGCGTTCAACCGTTCCGCACGCGCGGCAAGCGGCAGTTCAATAGCCCGGTAGGCGACCCGCGCGACGCGCGCGGCCTGACTGCGGCGATGCGCCGCTTCATCGACTACCGCACCATGATCGGCAGCACGGAATCGGGGTTGTGGAGCATGGAGCGTTACCTCCGCGACTTCATCGTGTGGGCCGATGCGCGGGCCGTCACGCATCCCGAACATGTGACGCAAGCGGTGCTCGAACGCTATCAGCGCTGGCTGCACCACTACCGCAAGAAGGACGGTGCGCCGCTGTCGGTGGCGAGCCGGCGCAGCAAGATCACGCCGCTTAAAAGCTTCTTCAAGTGGCTGACCAAGACCGGACAGATTCCGGCCAATCCTGCCTCCGAAATCGAGCTGCCCAAGGCGATACGGCGGCTGCCGCGCCATGTGCTCAGCGTCGATGAAACCGAGCGCGTGTTGGCGCTCGCCGACACGGCGAGCCTGATCGGCTTGCGTGACCGCGCGATGATGGAAGCTGTATGCGACCGGTATGCGGAGAATGGAAATCGCCAAGCTGGAAATCGGTGA
- a CDS encoding toprim domain-containing protein gives MLGYANRTLGLRLPEKNRLSGADIRTRLQKIGIYRESGHEHFNGSLVVPVLDDAGNVTEVYGRKIRDDLRKGTPLHLYLPGPHRGVWNEQALAENKEIILCEALIDAMTFWCAGFTNVTAAYGVEGFTDDHLAAFRKYGTERVLIAYDRDDAGNRAAEKLAAQLMEQGIECLRVLFPKGMDANSYALKLTPAAHSLGLVLRQAEWIGRGRQPDAVPAVPRCARLPPPPAAPLAVPLAAMADDADAEPPIESAGDELLIVQGDRQWRVRAGKRTCRPSRCA, from the coding sequence GTGCTGGGTTATGCGAACCGCACGCTGGGTCTGCGCCTGCCGGAAAAGAATCGTCTGTCCGGCGCTGACATTCGCACGCGCCTGCAAAAGATCGGCATCTACCGCGAGAGCGGCCATGAACACTTCAACGGCTCGCTGGTGGTGCCGGTGCTGGACGACGCCGGTAACGTCACCGAGGTGTATGGCCGCAAAATCCGCGACGATTTGCGCAAGGGAACGCCGTTGCACCTGTACCTGCCGGGGCCGCATCGCGGCGTGTGGAACGAGCAGGCGCTAGCGGAAAACAAGGAAATCATCCTGTGCGAAGCGTTGATCGATGCGATGACGTTCTGGTGCGCCGGTTTTACGAATGTCACTGCTGCCTATGGCGTGGAGGGCTTCACCGACGACCACCTGGCCGCGTTCAGGAAATACGGCACCGAGCGCGTGCTGATCGCGTATGACCGCGACGACGCCGGCAACCGCGCCGCCGAGAAGCTGGCGGCGCAATTGATGGAGCAAGGCATCGAGTGTTTGCGCGTACTGTTCCCCAAAGGGATGGACGCGAACAGTTATGCATTGAAATTGACGCCGGCCGCCCATAGCCTGGGCCTGGTGCTGCGGCAGGCCGAATGGATCGGGCGCGGGCGGCAACCGGACGCCGTGCCGGCTGTGCCCCGCTGCGCAAGACTTCCCCCGCCGCCCGCTGCACCGTTGGCCGTTCCTTTAGCCGCTATGGCGGACGATGCCGACGCCGAGCCGCCGATCGAGTCGGCCGGCGATGAACTGCTGATCGTGCAGGGGGATAGGCAATGGCGCGTGCGCGCTGGAAAAAGAACCTGTCGCCCGAGCAGATGCGCGTGA
- a CDS encoding CHC2 zinc finger domain-containing protein, producing MARIPAAEIEQLKSDVSVECLVEAAGIALKKSGKDRIGTCPFHDDSEPSLVVTPAKNLWHCFGCQIGGGPLDWVMKFKGVSFRHAVELLKADPSLAAQGDAPVKRATVRALPSPVTFDADDQALLNQSVSYYHETLKQSPEALAYLKARGLDHPELVERFRAGLCEPHAGSAPAGKESSVRR from the coding sequence ATGGCACGGATACCAGCAGCGGAGATCGAGCAGCTAAAAAGCGACGTGTCGGTCGAGTGCCTAGTGGAGGCGGCCGGGATTGCGCTGAAGAAGTCCGGCAAGGACAGGATCGGCACTTGTCCGTTCCACGACGACAGCGAACCGTCGCTGGTGGTGACGCCGGCCAAGAACCTGTGGCACTGCTTCGGTTGCCAGATCGGCGGCGGGCCGCTCGACTGGGTGATGAAATTCAAGGGGGTGTCATTTCGTCATGCGGTCGAATTGCTGAAGGCCGATCCTTCTTTAGCCGCGCAGGGCGATGCGCCAGTCAAGCGTGCGACGGTACGCGCCTTGCCGTCGCCGGTCACGTTCGACGCCGATGACCAGGCATTATTGAACCAATCCGTCAGCTACTACCACGAGACGCTAAAGCAGTCGCCGGAAGCGCTGGCCTATCTGAAGGCACGCGGGCTGGACCACCCGGAGCTGGTCGAGCGTTTTCGTGCTGGGTTATGCGAACCGCACGCTGGGTCTGCGCCTGCCGGAAAAGAATCGTCTGTCCGGCGCTGA
- a CDS encoding ORF6N domain-containing protein codes for MFQLDAAEWDVLRSQSVTSNTGRGGRRYAPYAFTEQGVAMLSSVLNSAQAIAVNIEIMRAFVPCAK; via the coding sequence ATGTTCCAGCTCGATGCTGCCGAGTGGGATGTTTTGAGATCACAATCTGTGACCTCAAACACCGGCCGCGGCGGCCGGCGCTATGCGCCCTATGCCTTCACGGAACAAGGCGTGGCAATGCTGTCTTCCGTGCTCAACAGTGCGCAGGCGATTGCGGTCAATATCGAGATCATGCGCGCCTTCGTGCCCTGCGCGAAGTGA
- a CDS encoding DUF2515 family protein — translation MRLRLHVGPNAFGNALGNSIAYGDWGGSQQESALTSFRQAEIAAMNADAVANGEIGLGSTFAGDMGLRKAMNPLLSRAAEFTPEIKADGTRPVYDFGDPFENDGVVAAAGGVSRSSGNAKLTMVPQELYALRDPAVRADEQAMRRLYGIAMDNSRTWLPTNLTPEETSLTTGMAYHKVFGEDRTAIWFGLAPYATSKVGETYQQLNTFGFMGRADAGIIRSAFQEGNRAIFMSMFTAEQFYQAGGTDAIRSMVNIDSRSFGASWNRDNREYSDALVQSFELRDQAKDAFRNGQTGRGEQLLGQSLKSSADFEQRVVLQQYYDTKYTANDWLGKPVTKTLRQAIQGMASIGPDSIAQSYAERMSTVTINGQSLSFTGNDVAT, via the coding sequence ATGCGGCTACGACTTCACGTCGGGCCGAATGCGTTCGGCAATGCATTGGGTAACAGCATCGCTTACGGCGATTGGGGCGGTAGCCAGCAGGAAAGCGCGCTAACGTCGTTCCGGCAGGCTGAGATCGCGGCGATGAATGCGGATGCTGTTGCGAACGGGGAGATTGGGCTGGGCAGCACATTCGCCGGCGATATGGGGCTGCGCAAGGCGATGAATCCGCTGCTGTCGAGAGCAGCCGAGTTCACTCCGGAGATCAAGGCAGACGGCACGCGCCCGGTCTACGATTTCGGCGATCCGTTTGAAAACGACGGCGTGGTTGCCGCAGCCGGCGGCGTATCGCGAAGCTCGGGCAACGCCAAGCTGACGATGGTGCCGCAGGAGTTGTACGCGCTGCGCGATCCAGCGGTGCGCGCCGATGAGCAAGCAATGCGCCGGCTCTACGGTATCGCGATGGACAACAGCCGCACCTGGCTGCCGACGAACCTGACGCCGGAAGAGACGAGCCTGACCACGGGCATGGCGTATCACAAGGTGTTCGGAGAAGACCGGACGGCGATCTGGTTCGGCCTGGCGCCGTATGCCACGTCGAAGGTCGGCGAGACTTACCAGCAGCTCAACACGTTCGGGTTCATGGGCCGGGCCGATGCGGGTATCATTCGTTCCGCCTTCCAGGAAGGCAACCGCGCGATCTTCATGAGTATGTTCACGGCCGAACAGTTCTACCAGGCCGGCGGAACCGATGCGATACGGTCGATGGTGAATATCGATTCACGGAGCTTTGGGGCAAGCTGGAATCGTGACAACAGGGAATATAGCGATGCCCTTGTTCAAAGCTTCGAGTTGCGCGATCAGGCCAAGGACGCCTTCCGGAACGGGCAGACTGGACGCGGTGAACAGTTGCTGGGCCAGTCGCTGAAATCGTCCGCCGACTTCGAGCAGCGCGTCGTGTTGCAGCAGTATTACGATACCAAGTACACCGCGAACGACTGGCTCGGCAAGCCGGTGACGAAGACGCTGCGGCAAGCCATCCAGGGCATGGCGAGCATTGGGCCGGACAGCATTGCTCAAAGCTATGCGGAGCGCATGTCGACGGTGACGATCAACGGCCAGTCGCTCAGTTTCACCGGCAACGACGTGGCAACGTGA
- a CDS encoding toprim domain-containing protein, with the protein MTFWCAGFTNVTAAYGVEGFTDDHLAAFRKYGTERVLIAYDRDDAGNPRAEKLAAQLMEQGIECLRVLFPKGMDANSYALKLTPAAHSLGLVLRQAEWIGRGRQPDAVPAVPAAAQDFPMPPPAAPLAVPLAAMADDADAEPPIESAGDELLIVQGDRQWRVRGWKKNLSPEQMRVNLQVRRTPEEAGGYHVDTLDLYAARARAAYIRQAAIELGLPDDTIKRDMGHVLLKLETLQDEAIRQTPSRKARCPDVGRG; encoded by the coding sequence ATGACGTTCTGGTGCGCCGGTTTTACGAATGTCACTGCTGCCTATGGCGTGGAGGGCTTCACCGACGACCACCTGGCCGCGTTCAGGAAATACGGCACCGAGCGCGTGCTGATCGCGTATGACCGCGACGACGCCGGCAACCCGCGCGCCGAGAAGCTGGCGGCGCAATTGATGGAGCAAGGCATCGAGTGTTTGCGCGTACTGTTCCCCAAAGGGATGGACGCGAACAGTTATGCATTGAAATTGACGCCGGCCGCCCATAGCCTGGGCCTGGTGCTGCGGCAGGCCGAATGGATCGGGCGCGGGCGGCAACCGGACGCCGTGCCGGCTGTGCCCGCCGCTGCGCAAGACTTCCCCATGCCGCCGCCCGCTGCACCGTTGGCCGTTCCTTTAGCCGCTATGGCGGACGATGCCGACGCCGAGCCGCCGATCGAGTCGGCCGGCGATGAACTGCTGATCGTGCAGGGGGATAGGCAATGGCGCGTGCGCGGCTGGAAAAAGAACCTGTCGCCCGAGCAGATGCGCGTGAACCTGCAAGTGCGGCGCACGCCGGAGGAGGCGGGCGGCTACCACGTCGACACGCTCGACCTGTACGCGGCGCGCGCCCGCGCTGCATACATCCGGCAAGCGGCGATCGAGCTGGGGTTGCCCGACGACACGATCAAGAGAGATATGGGCCATGTGCTGTTGAAGCTGGAAACGCTGCAGGACGAAGCGATCCGTCAAACACCAAGCCGAAAAGCACGGTGCCCTGATGTCGGCCGAGGATGA